AAGAAATTCGTCTTTCTGCTTTTGTTTTGCTTCGATAGTTCGCTGAGTTCTTTTAGATCCCCAAAGTTCATCGACCATTTCGGCCATCTCATTTGGTTTAAAGCCTAATGTGTAAGCTTTATCGACCATATTAAGAAGATTCTTGCGCTTAGTTTCCTCATTCCATCCGAGGCTAAGCGTTTTGATTCTTTCTTCGGTCGCATTCCAAAGGCGATCCTTCTCGATTGTTTCGATGATTCTTTCTGGGGTTATTTGAGCGGGCTTGTAGTCAGAGTATTTCGCAGCCATCTGTCTTTCATAGGCTTCGATTTGCTCATATCTACTAGCAAACTCTTCCTCAGAAACTTGATGACTTGCTCTAAGACTATCGATCTTTGCAGAGAGTGCGCGGTGCGCTTGCTCCTGTTTCGACGACTCTTCAAGAGTGTCCGCGCGATGCTTTTGAATCTTAGCTTCATAAGCCAAGGCATCGGCCTTACGCTCATCTTCAGACATTGCATAAAATTTTTCAAGCAAAGAAATATTATCGTTTAAAAATTTTTGACGAAACTGGATTGGGTCAACTCCAGCAATTTGTGCCATCTTGAACATTTTCATGTCAGAGTCTGGTTCTTCAAATGCATCTCTAATCTTGTTTGAGATTTCTTGAAGCTTTAGCTCTTTGGTGCCAATTTCTTTTTTTGACTTTGAAAGCTCAGTAAATTGCTTATCCCATGCAACTTTGCCAGACTTGTCTGCTCTGAGCTCTTTCAGAGTCCACATTTCTTCCTTGCCATTAACCGTTACAGGAATAAGTGTTTCGTCGTCTAATTCCAGGTCGGTATCTTGAAATTTTGCTTTTACTGTTTTTCTTGCTGGCTTTTCTTCGGCGTCCGACTTCTCACTATCTTTTGACTCTTTCGCCTTAGGTTCTGGTTTTTCTTTTGCATCAGACTTTGCCGTTTTGCCTTTGTCACTGTCGCTCGTTAGGTCCTGAGATTTATCTTGCTTGGGTTTGTCATCTTTCGATTTTCCACGCTTTTTATCTCCCAAAACCTGCTCAAGTTCATCGAACGTGAGTGGTCCACCGCCTGACTCAATTTCAATTCTTCCCTTGCCGTCATTTGATGTTGTTGGATTTGTGACGTTAATATTTGGGTTTGTGGAACCCGCACCTGTAGCCGCTTCAGACATATTTTACTCCTTTAAGGTCCGTTTTTTTCGGTTGCCTTTGATGTCCAATTTTGCGTTAATCGCAATAAGGCGCGAGTTGGTCTCTCGAAGCTTTGGTGAGGGCTTGCCCCGATGTTAAGAGCATCGGGGTTTTTTATTTTTAGAATTGAGAATCTGCCATAACTTCCTGCTGTGGATTTACTTCAGCTTGTTGCGGAGCTGGCGATTCAACATCTGCCGGAATTGGGCCCATCTGCGGGATTGGCGGAGGAACTTCCATGAACAGCGGGAACTGAGGGCACTCCACAATAATCCTTTGAGCAAAAGCTTGATTATTTAATGACATATCCATCATTAGCATTTCAGTAGCCATGATGTGATCTTGCATTGCTGCTTGAATTTCAGGCGGTGCCTTTTGCTTAAATCCCATCGCTTGCATACTCTGAACGTGAATCTTCCAATGGGTAATTTGATCTTCATAGACCTGGGGATCTATTTGGCCCTTACCGTCTTGGATATATTCGTTTTCATCTTCGGCAGCGCGAGCGGCGGCAGAACCCACGTCATAGAACTTGTCACCTTGAGCAAGACCCGTCATCTCGAGGACTTGTTCCCGTGGTAAAAGCTCTGGATATCTTTCACCAAGATCAATGACTTGCTGTGTTCTTAGAGCCTTAGAGTCCGCTAGACCCGTCGTATTCTGAAGTTCAACAGCATAGTCTTTTTGTAAAGACTCAATCTCAATCGGGAAATTTTCCCAGCGATTGTCTTTACCCAAAAGAAGCATGTTGCGTTGATCATCTTTTTGATAGAACTGTGCGCAGGTTTTTAAGATCTTTTCATTAACCGCAAGTCTCACGGCATTGAAAAGAGTCACGCTTGATTGCATACGACGAGACTCAGACTCTGAAACGTATTGCAAGGCCACGCCCGCCGTTACCCCTGGAGGCGGCTCACCGCGAACCACAGAATTTGATTTCATGAACGTATAGAACCAGTCTTTTAGTTCACTGATAAAATTAAAGTGTTGCTGCCCTACCGGGTTTGCTTGCGCAAGCACCGGGGCCTTTGCGCCCGCTTTAATTTTGACGATGTTCACGTCATTATTAAGCTGTTGGTCATCAACGGATCCACCTTCTACGAACCATTTTGCATAGCCCGCAAGCATGAACATTTTAATGACTGAATTTAAAAGGTTGTTAACAGTCGAGGAAATGCCACGCACTTTATCAATGCTAGACTGCCCTTGAAGCTCCTCGTCGTTCTCAATATCAACCATGCGGTCAATTGGAAGTTCGCCGTGATTGTATGACAAAGCACCTTTTTTTAGAAGTGCGCCTACGGTAAAGACAGCCTCATAGCCTTCAGGCATGTACTTGGTTTTTTTATGATAGAAAGTAATCTTGCGACATTTACCCGCAAGTGTTACCTGCTGCATGGTATCGAAGTCGAATACCTTCGCCTCTGCATCTTCTGTGATTTTATCTTTAAGATGAGGATAATCGAGCTTCAAAGCATCTACATAATCAAGCTCTATGATAAAACAATAATTTACGTTTTCCCAAGTGTCAGCGTCTTCATAAAAGAGCCATTGAACAGTTTTATGAACTACCTCAACGTCTCCTTGGAAAAGTCTTTGCTTTTTAACCGTGCCGTTCTCATCCGGTGCGGTTGCGACTTCTTGCAAAGGTTCGCCAATGTCCGGGTTCCATCTAGTCCATAAGAACGATTCACCGGCAATCTGTGAGCTTGTCAGAAGTTTTTTGTACTTAAGATCTAGCTTTTGCTTGCGCTCGATATGCCCCAAGAATCGCTTTGCTATTTTCGCATCAACCTTATCACGAGTTTCATCGTGCATCGGAAGAACAACAATTCCAGGCTTCATCTCCAATAGACGAGACGTTTTCTCGTCAATTGCATCAGAAATCATGGGAAGTACAACCTGTGGCGTGTACTTTCTCTGCGTCTCTAAGACATCTCTAGGATAGTAAATTGAATTGAAATACTGATATCCCTTGTATCGCAAAACATTGTTTTTTGCGCGTTCAAGGTAGTTCTGCCGCTTATTTCTTAGAGTTAGCAGCTCTTGTTTAAGCCAATTTAAAACTGCATCATCATCGGAATGATCAATTGCAAAAAACGGCTTCGGCGGAGCAGTATAATTCATCTGCTCCAAGTCTTCCCATGTTATTGCTTCGCTCACTTTTACGTCCCCTTTCTATGAGGAAAATAAAAGCGCGGCGTGGTCTATTAGATAGCTTTAGGTGGGGGCCCTGGTTGTTTTTTGTTCTTAATTTGCTCTAAATACTCCCGCTCTTGGTCGTCGATCGGGTCGTCAATCTCTCGATATGGATTACCAAGAGTTTTGCCGATTTCTTTAGAGAATTGTTCCATCATGTCACCCATTGGATTAACAGGCTGCATTTGCACGACATGAGTTGAGAAATAATTCTTAGCAAGCATGATTACTAGGCACCCTAGGCTTGCAAGAAGTGCGATTGTTGAAAGTACGAAAGAAGCAATTAGCATTATCTTTCCCCCAGAGGATACAGATTGATTCCGAGTTCTAGTGCCCTCTCATGATCTTCCTCAGAGGGGCCGGAGTTTAGTGGTGTGTCAATCATACTAGGATCAATTCCCATTTGTTTCATAAGCATCATTCTGCGCTGAACACTTCGATTAATAGGCACGTCACCTTGTCCAAGCATTCTTTCTTGCTCTTGTTGAATTTCAACTTGTGATTTTAAATCATCAACAGCGCGTCTCATAGCTTCAGCCATAGAGGACCCGTTTGATTCAGACCAGCCAAAGTAATCTTGGGGTCGCCATTTCTTTTGTTCCATTAGTCAAACTCCGCATAGGGGTTTCCGACAGAAATCTCATCCTCAACGCGGAAGGCGCGAGGCTCTTCTTTTGGAATGATAACTTTTTCTTCTAATTCTTCAAGATTTAATCCACAAGCACCAAGCCCATACTGTAAAGCATTGATGTTGTGGTCATTGATCTTTGGGATTTTTCCTTTTTCATCAATGATGTAAGACTCCATCTCCCAAATAAGCTTGGGGCAGCTGTCGCAAATCGTTAAAAGGTTTTTATTTAAAACCGCGCGGACTAAGTTGATATACCCGTCTGCGCCGAACTGGGTCTTATTTGATGGCGTCATCCACCATTTTTGATCGATTTCATTGATTTCATTTTTAAACCAGGCCGCCGCCTCATCGTAACAATACTCAACCTCTCGTACTTTTGCGCGAATTGGCTCAAGCTTTTCGCTCACAGCATCGTAAACGGCCCTTGCCGTCATCTTTTCTGCTTCCTGAATGTAAAGCTCATCAAAGACAATTACGCGCTTGGTGTACGGATTGAATAGCAGTAAGACAACGCCAAAAGTAGATGTGGAGGCCGGGTCAAAGCAAACCCACAAAATCCATTTATTTAAGTCTTTTGGGCAAATGTCTTCAAACTTTGGAAATGTCCTGTTCAGGATTTGCGGGAAGATCGAGTTTTTACCGCCTTTTACAAAGAGCGCCTCGTACTCACGAAGCCATTTATTAAGTTCACCCTTTGCAATATGCTTCTGCTTTTGTCTTTCCAAAAAGGCCCGCGAATTGTGTACATTGTCGAACGATGTTGCTCTCGTCCAAAATGCGTCCGATCTAGACCTTAGATCATCCATTAAATCAACATAGTGATTGTGAGCCTCAGGTGGGGTCCCTAAATACAATGCGGGGGCATCATACCTTGCTCTATTTGGCTCCATAGCATCGATGAATGCAGGCTTATGGTCCTTCAACTCGTCGTAAACCACTAGGCCCTTTGGCTTAATACCGCGAAGCGCATCAACGTTGTCAGAACCGTCAATCTTGATGAAAGAGCCGTTCTTAAACTTGATACGCATTTCGGTATTGTTTGGCTCTCCATCCATCCATTCCTTGGGTCCAAAGTTCTGAATGCGACTCGGAGCCCACAAGATCTCTTTTGCCTGCTTTTGTAATGGTTCAAAAATGTAATTCTCTGAGCCAGGAAACTGCATGGCGTATCTCCATGTGCAGTAGGCGGCAATGTCTGTCTTTCCAGAAGATCGGCCACATTGAGCGCCGATGTCTTTGATGTTCTGATAAAACAAAGCATTGCCGAGACCTACTTGCCACGGGAGGGGGCTCCAGTTACGGTGCAAGCCCTCGAGTATCTCGTAAAGTGCTAACTCAGAATCATTAAGCATCAATAAGTTTTAACGCCCGTCTTTCCTTGCGATTTTTTGGGGCTCTTTTGGCCTCAAGCATCTTGTATTCTTCTTCAGTCAACTCGCGGCTTCCGTCTTGGATCCGTTTCGACTGCCCCATCATGTGCATGACGCCGAAATCATGGATTAATTGTTTCCATGCTGCTTTGATATTTTCAGGATCATTTGCATCATGCTTTGGAACCTGAACTGAATAAATAATCCCCAGAACATTCAGTCTTAACGTGATGTATGGGTTTTCAATCTTATCTTCGCTTGTAAACTTCACACATTGAACGAAAAGATCGATTCCAATTTCTTCGATTTGCTCTTTAGTTAGATGACCTATTATCACTCTTCCTTCTTTCCGCCGACGAGTATCGGCAATCCAGTGTCTGTGCTTGTTGTTGCTTTGTGAGCGACCTGGGCCGCAAATGGATCGGCCAAAATCTTTGCCCGAACTTCTGTTGCATCGATAACTTTTTCGTTAACTTCTTTGTCCATGTTTTCTATTTTCACGGCAGACATAGTTGGATAGCAGTACCTAGCAAGTGTTCCGACAGCCTGATTTGCTACGGCAAGATAAGCTGCGCCCGTATCTTTTGGAGAACTTGGCGGGTTGTCCTCATCGCCTTCATATCCATCTGCACACCCTCTTTTTTCGTCAAATGCGCTCATGGCTTTGTTGTAGATGGCAAGCTGCATCTCGAGCAGGTCAATGCCGCGCCTTTCAAGCTCTGATCTCAGGGTCAAAGATGTCTTATTGGGCATCCTTGCTCTAGAGCCAGACATTACTTGACCTTTTTATCTGCAAAAGTGGTAAGCGGTGATTCGTCGATTTCCTTTATAAGTAAGCTAAGCTCTTCCGGCGTCCAATCTCCAAACTGAGTTTTAAGAGTGATGATTTCTTTTTGCCGCCTTAATTCAAGAATAAAATCTTTTAACTCTTTTTTGGAAAGCTTGCGATTAAACCTTGCATGGAATGAATCTGTCAGTACTTGAAGAGTCGCCTGAATTTGCTCTAAGCCTTTCATAGATCCTCATAATGTGCGCGTGTTAGTTACATTTAAAGCATTGCAAATGCTATTAGCGTTGTAAAGATTTTTGTTTCCAATAGTTCAGGCCATTAATAGCGTTTTGATAAGCACGGATCCACTCGTTAAGTTCCTTCTCAGTAGAATAAAGATCCTTGATGTAATTAATCAGAGGTTTTGACCGATCAGTCATGAAGTAGATATATCCCTTCGGACAAAAGCGATCAGGACATATTTCAACGTCAATTTGGTCTTGGTATGACGTTACTATGATAATTTTAGGTTTCATCTATCACCGGGCCCGTTACCACACCGACAACACCCCCACATATGCCTATTGGGATGAGGATAGTACTTGTCATGTCCAAAAAAATAACACCAAAAAGGCGTGAACCATTTTTTAATCACACCGCCTCCCATCCCGTGGCTTTGATCTTGGCGCCGCAGTGTTTGCATTCATGCACAAAAAGATACAAAACCCCTCCGAAGAGGGGGATAAAATTAAGCTTTTGACAAGCCTTCTACTTCCCTGCGTTTTCTATCTAGCGTTCGCATCTCTTGAAAATCTAATGCATCACCAAGAGCTTTGATTGTATCTTCATTATATGATGACGGAAACTTCTCGTTAAGTTTTTCAATGATGTGCTTTGCAACAGCGATCATATCAACAACCTGGCAACCATTTACTCCGACCTCTTTAACGGGGCCATTTTGCAGTGTGAATAAGATTTGGTTGTAATCATGAATCACATGAATATGTGCTCTCGGCTCACTCATTTTACCAATTTCGCAGCTAATCACATATTCTGAACCATTTACTTTGTTAATTCCTTTTAGTGTTTCTAAAGCCATTTAAGACCTCCTTTGTTTTTATTTTTTAGTTTCCAATAACTCATCAATTTTAACTTCAAGAAGCTGCATGGCTTTTCCGTTTAGGCGCTGGAAGGTTTCTGATTTAACAGCTTGCTCGCCGTAGTAGGCCGCTGCCATTGCGTACATTGTTTTCTGGGAGGGGATAACCGCAGCAATCAATGCGAAAGTCGGACATAGTGCGGCTAACACTTTAACGCCGGTGATAAAAGTTTTTCGACCCGCCTTCGCCTTCACTAACTCTTCACCTCTTTTGAATTGATCAAAATCTTGGTGCATTAAGATGCCGAAAATTCCTGCACACACTAAAATTCCTGAAACAATAGAGAAGGCAGCAAACATGCCGTCTAAACTTCCAACTACCTCACACAAATAAATATACAATGCTAAATTCATTACTTTCCTACCTCTTCTATTTTGTAGCACTTCTTAAAATCGACCCCCGTGATTTTTCTTTCCACGCAGAAGCCTTTGTTTTCTATAATTTCAGTTTTCTGGTCATCTTTCCCGACGCCATGAAATATAAAGCCAAAAAAAATAGCCACTAATGCAGTAAAAACAATTTCCATTAGACCTCCTCAATAAGTATGTTGTGCACCGCCATCATCAGCGCCTTCTTAATTAAATAATCTCTTGTCTTAAAACCTTTGACGTCGACAACCTTGCGATTGCCGTATAAATCGAAATACTCAAAGTCTGCAACGTAGTGCATGACTCTGTTTGAATCCACAAAGCGCACAGGCCTGCCGTTGATCGGAAAATCGAACTTCACTTGGAATTTGAGACCTTTGATGTCCCCGCGCTCTTGCAAAGCTTTAAGTCGTAAGTATTCCCGCGCTTCTTTTCGAGAATCGAAAGTTTTATCTTCGATTGTGGTTTTTCTGTTGCCGTATTTTCGGAATGGACGTTTCACTTCCCCTCCCTAATCTCTCTTTGCACTCTCGCTAAATGCGCATTAATCAGCCTGAACATCTTTTTCACCCTCGGGATACTCAAGCTCTGCATTGTGAACTGATTAAGAAGCTCACTCCAAAGAGCGGCTTCTTCTATTAACTCTTGGTCTTTGGTCACGCTTGAAATCTCACAAGCTCAATTTCGCCTTGCTCTGCTAATAGCTTAATGATTGGCACGATACCGCTGTAATCGTTCGCATCGGCGTTGTAGTCGTACTTACCGTCATGAGTGTAGCGACCGTATGGCTTAACTAGGTTTGTGTATGAGTAAAGGTAACAACTCAACTGATCTGGATGATAGTTGAAGTAACCCATGCCATTGTACGCCTCTTGAGCTTTCAAAATACCCTCTAGCGACAGGCCATAGCGCTTGCATTTTGTGTCGAT
This portion of the Bdellovibrio sp. ArHS genome encodes:
- a CDS encoding DUF1064 domain-containing protein; the protein is MKRPFRKYGNRKTTIEDKTFDSRKEAREYLRLKALQERGDIKGLKFQVKFDFPINGRPVRFVDSNRVMHYVADFEYFDLYGNRKVVDVKGFKTRDYLIKKALMMAVHNILIEEV
- a CDS encoding terminase family protein, which translates into the protein MLNDSELALYEILEGLHRNWSPLPWQVGLGNALFYQNIKDIGAQCGRSSGKTDIAAYCTWRYAMQFPGSENYIFEPLQKQAKEILWAPSRIQNFGPKEWMDGEPNNTEMRIKFKNGSFIKIDGSDNVDALRGIKPKGLVVYDELKDHKPAFIDAMEPNRARYDAPALYLGTPPEAHNHYVDLMDDLRSRSDAFWTRATSFDNVHNSRAFLERQKQKHIAKGELNKWLREYEALFVKGGKNSIFPQILNRTFPKFEDICPKDLNKWILWVCFDPASTSTFGVVLLLFNPYTKRVIVFDELYIQEAEKMTARAVYDAVSEKLEPIRAKVREVEYCYDEAAAWFKNEINEIDQKWWMTPSNKTQFGADGYINLVRAVLNKNLLTICDSCPKLIWEMESYIIDEKGKIPKINDHNINALQYGLGACGLNLEELEEKVIIPKEEPRAFRVEDEISVGNPYAEFD